From Maylandia zebra isolate NMK-2024a linkage group LG11, Mzebra_GT3a, whole genome shotgun sequence, one genomic window encodes:
- the hapln2 gene encoding hyaluronan and proteoglycan link protein 2 — translation MTERLYLLNYAGGGRVTPFIMNCAVILLLISRCFTWSSALYTPERAASKKLKYLLEPPVSADVTGQRGDNVTLPCILRTKPSHYKVKWTKIEPEKVGPENIIMISNAHEFKPYGHLGQRAFLRKAHAMDASLHLGRLELEDEGTYRCELVNGIEDESVTITLRIEGVVFPYQSKDGRYRFNYQEAKEACAAQDGTLATYSQLYRAWTEGLDWCNAGWLHDGTVHYPIIHPRPVCGGELPSGIRSYGPKDKNNDRFDAFCFTSQTSGSVFYIAGAFSFEQAGHTCKNQGAEMALVGQLYAAWHFHNFDQCDAGWLKDGSVRFPISNPRERCGGIPEAGVRSFGFPDKNTHVYGVYCYR, via the exons ATGACCGAACGGCTGTATCTTCTCAATTACGCag gaggaggaagagtgaCACCCTTCATAATGAACTGTGCAGTGATTCTTTTATTGATATCAAGGTGCTTCACCTGGTCTTCAGCTTTATATACACCGGAGAGAGCAG CTTCCAAGAAACTAAAGTATCTTCTTGAGCCGCCTGTGTCTGCAGACGTCACTGGTCAAAGAGGAGATAATGTCACCTTACCATGTATCCTCAGAACCAAACCCAGCCATTACAAGGTTAAATGGACAAAAATTGAACCAGAGAAGGTTGGACCAGAAAATATTATCATGATATCCAATGCACATGAATTCAAGCCATACGGCCATCTTGGACAGCGAGCTTTTCTGCGTAAGGCTCATGCCATGGACGCCTCCCTGCACCTCGGCCGTCTTGAGCTGGAAGATGAAGGCACGTATCGCTGTGAGCTGGTCAATGGCATTGAGGATGAGAGCGTCACCATTACTTTGAGGATTGAag GTGTGGTCTTCCCGTATCAGAGTAAAGATGGCCGTTACAGATTCAATTACCAAGAAGCAAAAGAGGCTTGTGCTGCACAAGATGGCACATTAGCCACATACAGCCAGCTTTACAGAG CTTGGACTGAGGGTTTGGATTGGTGCAACGCAGGTTGGCTCCATGATGGCACTGTTCATTATCCGATTATTCACCCACGACCAGTTTGTGGAGGCGAGTTGCCTTCAGGCATCCGCAGTTATGGcccaaaagataaaaacaatgaTCGGTTTGATGCTTTTTGCTTCACTTCGCAGACATCTG GCTCCGTCTTCTACATAGCTGGGGCTTTCTCCTTCGAACAAGCCGGACACACTTGTAAAAATCAGGGAGCTGAGATGGCATTGGTCGGCCAGCTTTATGCTGCCTGGCATTTCCATAACTTTGACCAGTGCGATGCCGGTTGGTTAAAAGATGGCAGTGTTCGGTTTCCCATCAGTAACCCCAGGGAGCGCTGTGGAGGCATTCCAGAGGCAGGAGTACGGTCATTTGGATTCCCAGACAAgaacacacatgtttatggggtCTATTGCTATAGGTAA